Proteins encoded within one genomic window of Solenopsis invicta isolate M01_SB chromosome 10, UNIL_Sinv_3.0, whole genome shotgun sequence:
- the LOC105197294 gene encoding uncharacterized protein LOC105197294, protein MKFFVVLFALVAAASAGYHAEHIHVAGNPPIPAVKAAPLALHGNDHTTRIHYSGGKVGHPHLVGVEVFKPAPNYEPSWENVAVHGHGWH, encoded by the exons ATGAAGTTCTTC GTTGTTCTGTTTGCCCTCGTGGCGGCCGCTAGTGCT GGATATCACGCGGAGCATATCCATGTCGCTGGCAACCCCCCCATTCCAGCTGTCAAGGCCGCCCCGCTCGCCCTCCACGGTAACGACCACACCACCCGCATCCACTACTCTGGAGGAAAAGTAGGGCATCCGCATTTGGTGGGTGTTGAGGTTTTCAAACCGGCGCCGAATTACGAGCCCAGCTGGGAAAATGTGGCCGTCCACGGACACGGCTGGCATTAG
- the LOC105197309 gene encoding uncharacterized protein LOC105197309, whose protein sequence is MKFFIVLFAIVAAVSAGYEQVYHAHYIPQQPAIPPPHPGPLHIKGNDHVTRIHYDAPHVGSPHLVGVEHYVPAPEPAISVVKAHGHGW, encoded by the exons ATGAAGTTCTTC ATTGTTTTGTTCGCCATTGTGGCTGCCGTCAGCGCTGGATACGAG CAAGTATACCACGCGCATTACATCCCCCAGCAGCCCGCCATTCCGCCCCCACATCCGGGTCCCCTGCATATCAAGGGAAACGACCATGTGACCAGAATACATTATGACGCTCCTCATGTCGGCTCTCCACATCTCGTTGGCGTCGAGCATTACGTACCCGCCCCGGAACCCGCGATCAGCGTTGTGAAGGCGCACGGACACGGCTGGTAA